The Lysobacter sp. genome includes a window with the following:
- the apaG gene encoding Co2+/Mg2+ efflux protein ApaG has product MDETPDHTIAIDIATRYLDEQSKPDEELYYFAYTIGIRNTGRVPAQLISRRWLIVDAIGFPREVVGDGVVGEQPRLRPGERFEYTSSTFFKTPYGTMEGAYVMRADDGAEFEAPIPQFVLCIPRMLH; this is encoded by the coding sequence ATGGACGAGACCCCCGACCACACCATCGCGATCGACATCGCCACACGCTATCTCGACGAGCAGTCCAAGCCCGACGAGGAGCTGTACTACTTCGCGTATACCATCGGCATCCGCAACACCGGCCGCGTGCCGGCGCAGTTGATCAGCCGGCGCTGGCTGATCGTCGACGCCATCGGTTTCCCGCGCGAGGTGGTCGGCGACGGCGTGGTCGGAGAACAGCCGCGACTGCGTCCCGGCGAGCGCTTCGAATACACATCCAGCACGTTCTTCAAAACGCCCTACGGCACGATGGAAGGCGCCTATGTGATGCGCGCCGACGACGGCGCCGAATTCGAAGCGCCGATCCCGCAGTTCGTACTGTGCATTCCGCGGATGC
- the lptD gene encoding LPS assembly protein LptD, with protein MSRLGPNVRKKLHLLPLPFCIALSLSAHAADEAPEDWGQCPIEDAVPAFIDTIPATDNTPSTSEAGAESGATEVNGDRMTGTEGQIVDLDGNVNLRRGDQVLLADKLSYDQDKETYTAEGSVRYQDRGMRLIAARAKGDQGKDTHELEDIQYQLIRRRGNGGAKRITMQGDEGSLYGSTYSTCPPEARRWELRAQRIDVNTAEGMGTAHHATLRVGSIPVLYLPWFRFPIDDRRRTGLLYPAISSSGRNGFDWRQPIYLNLAPNYDATITPRLMTKRGLQLGGEFRYLTETGRGVIDAAYLPSDNLTDRERDNEIAAGVPEENRRGSNRGFLRFIGSQNLGPNWQARSNIAWISDTRYLDDASNHLNGGAASFVTSDIGLYGRGRNWEASIMADHWQLADYTLRDANLPFDRLPRGQVHWEQAFAGRFTAGIDAEVVRFDHTELAGGSRLDLKPYISLPLEGDSWFLKPGLAWRYTGYALEKDSALPGRDDNPTRSLPIATLDAGLYFDRHTRWGESDYLNTLEPRIFYFNAPYRDQSGIPLFDTRPLTFGWGQLFRDNRYSGADRQADGNQLTLALSTRLIREADGHEKLFLSVGQIRYLEDSRVTVPGESPIEQGKSAWIVDANYAPSDRWTIGASYQWDPKAGRRDLASLRTRYLIGDEGIVNLSYRYRRDLLEQADLSFLYPINPNWSVVGRYYYSLQDNQLLEGIAGVQWESCCLAVRLVGRRYLRSRSGDLNDAIQLEIELKGLGSAGPDTEGRLRRAILGYYREDLSLVPPPQSRGGGDLPPSDLAP; from the coding sequence ATGTCCAGACTCGGCCCCAACGTGCGAAAGAAACTCCATCTGCTGCCGCTGCCCTTCTGCATCGCACTGTCGCTGTCCGCGCACGCGGCAGATGAGGCGCCCGAGGACTGGGGCCAGTGCCCGATCGAAGACGCGGTGCCTGCGTTCATCGACACGATTCCCGCGACGGACAACACCCCGTCGACGTCGGAGGCAGGCGCGGAAAGCGGCGCGACGGAAGTCAACGGCGACCGGATGACCGGCACCGAGGGCCAGATCGTCGATCTCGACGGCAACGTGAACCTGCGCCGTGGCGATCAGGTGTTGCTGGCGGACAAACTCAGCTACGACCAGGACAAAGAGACGTACACCGCCGAAGGCAGTGTGCGCTACCAGGATCGCGGCATGCGCCTGATCGCCGCGCGCGCCAAAGGCGACCAGGGCAAGGACACCCACGAGCTGGAGGACATCCAATACCAGCTCATCCGCCGTCGCGGCAATGGCGGCGCCAAACGCATCACCATGCAGGGCGACGAGGGTTCGCTGTACGGCTCCACCTACTCCACCTGCCCGCCCGAAGCGCGGCGCTGGGAACTGCGCGCGCAGCGCATCGACGTGAACACCGCCGAAGGCATGGGCACGGCGCATCACGCGACCCTGCGCGTCGGCAGCATCCCGGTGCTGTACCTGCCGTGGTTCCGCTTCCCGATCGACGACCGCCGCCGCACCGGGCTGCTGTACCCCGCGATCTCCTCGTCGGGGCGCAACGGCTTCGACTGGCGGCAACCGATCTACCTGAATCTCGCGCCGAACTACGACGCCACCATCACCCCGCGGCTGATGACCAAACGCGGCCTGCAGCTGGGCGGCGAATTCCGCTATCTCACCGAGACCGGGCGCGGCGTGATCGATGCGGCGTATCTGCCTTCCGACAACCTGACCGATCGCGAGCGCGACAACGAAATCGCCGCAGGCGTTCCCGAGGAGAACCGTCGCGGTTCCAACCGGGGCTTCCTGCGCTTCATCGGCAGCCAGAATCTCGGTCCGAACTGGCAGGCACGCAGCAACATCGCGTGGATCAGCGACACCCGCTACCTTGACGACGCCAGCAATCACCTCAACGGCGGTGCGGCGTCGTTCGTGACCAGCGACATCGGCCTGTACGGCCGTGGCCGCAATTGGGAGGCCTCGATCATGGCCGACCACTGGCAATTGGCCGACTACACGCTGCGCGACGCCAATCTGCCGTTCGACCGCCTGCCGCGCGGTCAGGTGCACTGGGAGCAGGCGTTCGCGGGCCGCTTCACCGCCGGCATCGACGCCGAAGTCGTGCGCTTCGACCACACCGAACTCGCCGGTGGCAGCCGCCTCGATCTCAAGCCCTACATCAGCCTGCCGCTGGAAGGCGACAGCTGGTTCCTGAAACCGGGCCTGGCCTGGCGCTACACCGGTTACGCGCTTGAAAAGGATTCCGCCCTGCCCGGGCGCGACGACAACCCCACCCGCAGCCTGCCGATCGCCACTCTCGATGCCGGTCTGTACTTCGACCGCCACACGCGCTGGGGCGAGTCCGACTACCTCAACACCCTCGAACCGCGGATCTTCTATTTCAACGCGCCCTACCGCGACCAGTCCGGCATCCCGCTGTTCGACACCCGGCCGCTGACCTTCGGCTGGGGCCAGCTGTTCCGCGACAACCGCTATTCCGGCGCCGACCGCCAGGCCGACGGCAACCAACTGACGCTGGCGCTGTCGACCCGCCTGATCCGCGAGGCCGACGGCCACGAAAAACTGTTCCTCAGCGTCGGTCAGATCCGGTATCTCGAAGATTCCCGGGTCACGGTGCCGGGCGAGAGTCCGATCGAGCAGGGCAAATCGGCCTGGATCGTGGACGCCAACTACGCACCCAGCGACCGCTGGACCATCGGCGCGTCCTATCAATGGGACCCGAAGGCCGGCCGTCGCGATCTCGCCAGCCTGCGCACCCGTTATCTGATCGGGGACGAGGGCATCGTCAATCTCAGCTACCGCTATCGTCGCGATCTGCTGGAACAGGCGGATCTGTCGTTCCTGTATCCGATCAACCCGAACTGGAGCGTGGTCGGCCGCTATTACTACTCGCTGCAGGACAACCAGCTGCTGGAAGGTATCGCCGGCGTGCAGTGGGAAAGCTGCTGCCTGGCCGTGCGCCTGGTCGGTCGCCGCTACCTGCGCAGCCGCAGCGGCGATCTCAACGACGCCATTCAGCTGGAGATCGAACTCAAGGGATTAGGCTCCGCAGGACCCGACACGGAGGGCCGTTTGCGTCGTGCTATCCTCGGCTATTACCGCGAGGACCTCTCCCTCGTTCCGCCCCCCCAATCGCGCGGTGGCGGCGATCTCCCCCCTTCAGACCTGGCCCCATGA
- the pdxA gene encoding 4-hydroxythreonine-4-phosphate dehydrogenase PdxA codes for MSRRPRLALVPGEPAGIGPELVVRAAQRDWDAQLVCYGDRDTLMRAAEAIGLPLRLISPNDPSAAGPGRLAHVEIPTILPTRFGHPEPRNARTTIGALETAAGACLQGLCDGLVTGPVNKAAINDGGIPYTGTTELLAAQARCDVVMMLANDIVRVALATTHLPLRAVADAITADGLESTLRIVHRALRDHFGIAAPRIAVLGLNPHAGEDGHLGQEERDLIIPLLERLRGDGWNLIGPLPADTAFLPTKLPDYDAVLAMYHDQGLPVLKYSDFAHAVNITLGLPYPRVAVDHGTALELAGQGTADPSSLFAAIETCTRLARTRAAHMNTARTGAA; via the coding sequence ATGTCAAGACGCCCCCGTCTCGCGCTGGTCCCGGGCGAGCCGGCCGGCATCGGTCCCGAACTGGTCGTCCGCGCCGCACAGCGCGACTGGGATGCACAGCTGGTCTGCTACGGCGACCGCGACACGCTCATGCGCGCAGCGGAGGCCATCGGCCTGCCACTGCGGCTGATCTCTCCCAACGACCCCAGCGCAGCCGGCCCCGGCCGGCTCGCCCACGTCGAAATTCCGACGATTCTGCCTACCCGCTTCGGCCATCCCGAGCCGCGCAATGCGCGCACGACCATCGGCGCACTCGAAACCGCTGCTGGCGCCTGCCTGCAGGGCCTGTGCGACGGACTGGTCACCGGCCCGGTGAACAAGGCCGCGATCAACGACGGCGGCATTCCCTACACCGGGACCACCGAACTCCTGGCCGCGCAGGCGCGCTGCGACGTGGTGATGATGCTGGCCAACGACATCGTCCGTGTCGCGCTGGCCACCACCCACCTGCCGTTGCGCGCGGTCGCCGACGCGATCACCGCAGACGGGCTCGAATCCACGCTGCGCATCGTCCATCGCGCATTGCGCGACCATTTCGGCATCGCAGCCCCACGCATCGCGGTGCTCGGCCTGAACCCGCATGCCGGCGAAGACGGGCATCTCGGCCAAGAAGAGCGCGACCTGATCATTCCGCTGCTCGAACGCCTGCGCGGCGACGGCTGGAATCTGATCGGGCCGCTGCCGGCCGATACCGCATTCCTGCCGACCAAACTTCCCGACTACGACGCGGTGCTCGCGATGTATCACGACCAGGGCCTGCCGGTCCTGAAGTACAGCGATTTCGCGCATGCGGTGAACATCACCCTCGGCCTGCCTTACCCGCGGGTCGCGGTCGATCACGGCACCGCGCTCGAACTCGCGGGCCAAGGCACCGCCGACCCGTCGAGCCTGTTCGCTGCGATCGAGACCTGCACCCGGCTCGCGCGCACGCGTGCGGCACACATGAATACCGCACGCACGGGCGCCGCATGA
- the rsmA gene encoding 16S rRNA (adenine(1518)-N(6)/adenine(1519)-N(6))-dimethyltransferase RsmA, with protein sequence MSRHDASNEASFGKPAKKSLGQHFLHERGVVDKLVFAIDPRPGDRIVEIGPGQGALTFPLLDRHGALTAIEFDRDLLEPLTAAAKAHGQLTLIHADVMNVDFTALAAGAQTGDGRIRLVGNLPYNLSSPILFHALDHAAAVRDMHFMLQKEVVDRMAAGPGSKVYGRLSVMLQAYCTVTALFKVLPGAFRPPPKVDSAVVRLVPRPPAEIGIDDPRRFADVVRAAFGQRRKTLRNALGNVCTTEQIIAAGIDPQRRAEQLDVADFVRLANLAVAPETAGTVA encoded by the coding sequence ATGAGCCGCCACGACGCAAGCAACGAGGCCTCGTTCGGAAAACCGGCGAAAAAATCCCTCGGCCAGCACTTCCTGCACGAACGCGGGGTCGTCGACAAACTCGTGTTCGCGATCGACCCGCGCCCCGGGGATCGCATCGTCGAGATCGGCCCGGGCCAGGGCGCACTGACGTTTCCGTTGCTGGATCGTCATGGTGCATTGACCGCGATCGAATTCGACCGCGATCTGCTCGAACCGCTCACCGCTGCGGCGAAAGCTCACGGCCAGCTGACGCTGATCCATGCCGACGTGATGAACGTCGATTTCACGGCGCTTGCGGCAGGCGCGCAAACGGGTGACGGACGTATCCGCCTGGTCGGCAATCTCCCCTACAACCTGTCGTCGCCGATCCTGTTCCACGCGCTGGACCACGCCGCAGCGGTGCGCGACATGCACTTCATGCTGCAGAAGGAAGTGGTCGACCGCATGGCCGCCGGCCCGGGCAGCAAGGTCTACGGCCGGCTCAGCGTGATGCTGCAGGCGTATTGCACGGTGACCGCACTGTTCAAGGTGCTGCCGGGCGCGTTCCGGCCACCGCCGAAAGTCGACTCCGCCGTGGTCCGGCTGGTGCCGCGCCCGCCTGCGGAGATCGGCATCGACGACCCGCGCCGCTTCGCCGATGTCGTGCGCGCGGCTTTCGGCCAGCGCCGCAAGACCCTGCGCAACGCCCTGGGCAATGTCTGCACCACGGAGCAGATCATCGCCGCCGGCATCGACCCGCAGCGTCGCGCCGAACAGCTCGACGTCGCCGATTTCGTGCGCCTCGCCAATCTCGCCGTGGCCCCGGAAACCGCGGGCACTGTCGCTTAA
- a CDS encoding cob(I)yrinic acid a,c-diamide adenosyltransferase — translation MGNRLSKIYTKTGDDGTTGLGDGSRVAKDSARVTAYGTVDEANSAIGVLLACDVPDDIRTLLTMVQHQMFDLGGELCIPGHSAIDDDDIDRLEQQLDHYNDPLPPLKDFILPGGGEAAARCHLARTIVRRAERECVTLSHHDAVRPQAIRYLNRLSDLLFVLSRVLARNSGHGEILWNHERRQRQR, via the coding sequence ATGGGCAACCGTCTCTCCAAGATCTACACCAAAACCGGCGATGACGGCACGACCGGACTCGGCGACGGCAGTCGGGTAGCGAAGGATTCGGCGCGGGTCACCGCGTACGGCACGGTCGATGAAGCGAATTCCGCGATCGGTGTGCTGCTGGCCTGCGATGTGCCCGACGACATCCGCACGCTGCTGACGATGGTCCAGCACCAGATGTTCGATCTCGGCGGCGAGCTGTGCATCCCCGGCCATTCGGCCATCGACGACGACGACATCGATCGCCTCGAACAGCAGCTCGATCATTACAACGATCCGTTGCCGCCGCTGAAGGATTTCATCCTGCCCGGCGGTGGCGAAGCGGCAGCGCGCTGCCATCTGGCGCGCACCATCGTCCGCCGCGCCGAGCGCGAGTGCGTGACGCTCTCGCACCACGACGCGGTGCGTCCGCAGGCGATCCGCTATCTGAACCGCCTCTCCGATCTGCTGTTCGTACTGTCGCGGGTGTTGGCCAGGAACAGCGGCCACGGCGAGATTCTCTGGAACCACGAGCGTCGCCAACGGCAGCGATGA
- a CDS encoding molecular chaperone SurA yields MIRHTIRSFRCVIIAAAFLAGSVSAFAQQPLDRIAAVVDEDIILQSELDRAIANIRNQYAGREAQLPPGDVLQRQVLERLILIRLQSARAASTGMRISDEEVNDAVNNIAAQNKITVDQLRQQLAKDGLNYNDFRNSLRDEIVVQRLRQRFAQGRINVSDAEVDVALAAQAGGNTQYRLAHILVALPEGATAEQIGTGQKKIEGIKGLLDRGEMEFSAAAVRYSDSPNALEGGDLGWRALDQIPTSFSGTIRGMQVGQIIGPIRGPSGFQLLKLEETRNAQAGDAKMVTQYQARHILIRSEEGKDDAAAKAKLETLRARITGGADFAELASKNSEDTVSKARGGDLGWFAQDDYGTDFGAQIASLADRQVSAPFKTQAGWHILQRIGTRQVNATDENRRSQIRESIGQRKLEDEWNRFLREMRGEAFIDIRVGTPAAAAGAG; encoded by the coding sequence ATGATCCGTCACACGATCCGTTCGTTCCGCTGCGTCATCATCGCCGCCGCATTCCTCGCCGGCAGCGTCTCCGCCTTCGCTCAGCAACCGCTCGACCGGATCGCCGCAGTGGTCGATGAAGACATCATCCTGCAGAGCGAGCTGGACCGGGCCATCGCGAACATCCGCAACCAATACGCCGGCCGCGAAGCGCAGTTGCCGCCGGGCGACGTCCTGCAGCGCCAGGTGCTGGAGCGTCTGATCCTGATCCGTCTGCAGAGCGCGCGCGCGGCCAGCACCGGCATGCGCATCAGCGATGAGGAAGTGAACGACGCGGTCAACAACATCGCTGCCCAGAACAAGATCACCGTCGACCAGCTGCGTCAGCAGTTGGCCAAGGACGGGTTGAACTACAACGACTTCCGCAACTCGCTTCGGGACGAAATCGTCGTCCAGCGGCTGCGCCAGCGCTTCGCCCAAGGCCGGATCAACGTCAGCGACGCCGAAGTCGACGTGGCGCTGGCCGCGCAGGCCGGTGGCAACACGCAATACCGCCTCGCCCACATCCTGGTCGCGCTGCCCGAAGGCGCCACCGCCGAACAGATCGGTACCGGCCAGAAAAAGATCGAGGGCATCAAGGGCCTGCTCGACCGCGGCGAGATGGAGTTCAGCGCCGCCGCCGTGCGCTATTCCGACAGCCCGAATGCGCTGGAAGGCGGCGACCTCGGCTGGCGCGCGCTCGACCAGATCCCGACCAGTTTCTCCGGCACCATCCGCGGCATGCAGGTCGGCCAGATCATCGGCCCGATCCGTGGCCCCAGCGGCTTCCAGTTGCTCAAGCTGGAAGAGACCCGCAACGCGCAGGCCGGCGACGCGAAGATGGTCACCCAGTATCAAGCGCGCCACATCCTGATCCGCTCCGAAGAGGGCAAGGACGATGCCGCAGCCAAGGCCAAGCTGGAAACCCTGCGCGCGCGGATCACGGGCGGCGCGGATTTCGCGGAGCTTGCCAGCAAGAACTCCGAAGACACCGTGAGCAAGGCCCGTGGCGGCGACCTCGGCTGGTTCGCCCAGGACGATTACGGCACCGACTTCGGCGCCCAGATCGCCTCGCTCGCCGATCGCCAGGTATCGGCACCGTTCAAGACCCAGGCCGGTTGGCACATCCTGCAGCGCATCGGCACCCGTCAGGTCAACGCGACCGACGAAAACCGCCGCAGCCAGATCCGCGAGAGCATCGGCCAGCGCAAGCTGGAAGACGAATGGAACCGGTTCCTGCGCGAGATGCGCGGCGAGGCGTTCATCGATATCCGCGTCGGTACGCCCGCCGCCGCAGCCGGCGCCGGCTGA
- a CDS encoding histone deacetylase family protein encodes MSVPVFSHSACLAHDTGPTHAECPARLTAVTAGLRETWPDLEWRDAPRATRGQLLRVHCESLLHAVLETKPHERIWLDPDTILSPASAEAGLRAAGAVVAAVELVLNGEAKRAFCAVRPPGHHATSSAAMGFCLFNSIAVGAAHALDKFGLSRIAIADFDVHHGNGTQAIFDLEPRVVFASSHQMPLYPDSGHVSERGINNIFNAPLPPGAGSAQFRETWRTRLLPHLAAFRPQLVMISAGFDAHRRDPLAQLQLEAEDFEWITRELVAIADRHADGRVVSSLEGGYDLQGLRESCIAHVRALHA; translated from the coding sequence ATGAGCGTCCCGGTCTTCAGCCACAGCGCCTGCCTGGCCCACGATACCGGGCCGACGCACGCCGAATGCCCGGCGCGGCTGACCGCCGTCACCGCCGGTCTGCGCGAAACCTGGCCCGATCTGGAATGGCGCGATGCGCCGCGCGCGACTCGCGGCCAACTGCTGCGCGTCCATTGCGAATCGCTGCTGCATGCCGTACTGGAAACGAAGCCCCACGAGCGGATCTGGCTCGATCCCGACACCATCCTGTCGCCGGCCTCGGCCGAAGCCGGATTGCGCGCCGCAGGCGCGGTCGTCGCAGCGGTCGAACTCGTGCTCAACGGCGAGGCCAAGCGCGCGTTCTGCGCGGTCCGTCCGCCCGGCCACCATGCCACCAGCAGCGCGGCGATGGGCTTCTGCCTGTTCAATTCGATCGCGGTCGGCGCCGCGCACGCGCTGGACAAATTCGGCCTCTCGCGGATCGCCATCGCCGATTTCGACGTGCACCACGGCAACGGCACCCAGGCGATCTTCGATCTCGAACCGCGCGTGGTCTTCGCCAGCTCGCACCAGATGCCGCTGTATCCCGACAGCGGCCACGTCAGCGAACGCGGCATCAACAACATCTTCAACGCACCGCTGCCGCCGGGCGCCGGCAGCGCGCAGTTCCGCGAGACCTGGCGCACCCGGCTGCTGCCGCACCTCGCTGCTTTCCGCCCGCAATTGGTGATGATTTCCGCCGGCTTCGACGCCCACCGCCGCGACCCGCTCGCGCAGTTGCAGCTCGAGGCCGAGGATTTCGAGTGGATCACCCGCGAACTGGTCGCCATCGCCGACCGTCACGCCGATGGCCGCGTCGTTTCCAGCCTCGAAGGCGGCTACGACCTGCAGGGCCTGCGCGAATCGTGCATTGCCCACGTCCGCGCCCTGCACGCCTGA
- the ubiH gene encoding 2-octaprenyl-6-methoxyphenyl hydroxylase yields the protein MSQPDPAPSPVSESRSASVAASHDVLIVGGGLVGASLAIALDRLGLDTALLEAAPPGALPAVFDQRNLSLAEATVNALRALDVLPRLRTLTGPIVRIHISRSGDFGRVLLDAADHGRAAFGHVVVARDFGDALESKLGDLPRLVRHRPARFLGFVEAGVDGMRRARVADGDGERVIAAKLVVAADGAASAVRDALGIAAEQHDYQQTLFVARMRAERAPDGTAWERLTDHGPTAVLPRGDGHYGVIHGVDSGQADAVAALDDAAYLERLQRAFGWRAGRFLSVGPRSRYPIVRTLAQRLVASRAVLVGNAAQSLHPIGAQGFNLGLRDALILVECIEAGRVRGEDIGGEAMLVEYAQRRRQDRERTIAFSDGLARLTSNPSSLVSSLRSLGLFALDHDAALRAQVVAGAMGYRGDTPQLCREVAA from the coding sequence ATGTCCCAGCCCGACCCCGCCCCGTCGCCTGTTTCCGAGTCCCGTTCCGCGTCTGTTGCCGCGTCCCATGATGTCCTGATCGTCGGCGGCGGCCTGGTCGGCGCCAGTCTGGCGATCGCGCTGGACCGTCTGGGCCTCGACACCGCGCTGCTGGAAGCCGCGCCGCCCGGCGCGCTGCCGGCGGTGTTCGATCAGCGCAATCTCAGCCTCGCCGAAGCCACCGTCAACGCGCTGCGCGCGCTCGACGTGTTGCCGCGCCTGCGCACACTCACCGGGCCGATCGTCCGCATCCACATCAGCCGCAGCGGCGATTTCGGCCGCGTGCTGCTGGATGCCGCCGATCATGGCCGCGCCGCGTTCGGCCACGTGGTGGTGGCGCGCGATTTCGGCGACGCGCTGGAGTCGAAGCTCGGCGATCTGCCGCGATTGGTCCGCCATCGCCCCGCGCGCTTTCTCGGCTTCGTCGAAGCGGGTGTCGATGGTATGCGTCGGGCCCGCGTCGCCGACGGCGATGGCGAGCGCGTGATCGCCGCGAAGCTGGTGGTGGCCGCCGACGGCGCCGCCAGCGCGGTGCGCGATGCGCTGGGGATCGCCGCCGAGCAGCACGATTACCAGCAGACCCTGTTCGTCGCCCGCATGCGTGCCGAACGCGCGCCGGACGGCACCGCCTGGGAGCGGCTGACCGATCACGGCCCCACGGCGGTGCTGCCGCGCGGCGACGGTCATTACGGTGTGATCCATGGCGTGGACAGTGGGCAGGCCGATGCGGTCGCCGCGCTCGACGACGCGGCGTATCTCGAACGGCTGCAGCGCGCGTTCGGTTGGCGCGCAGGGCGTTTCCTGTCGGTCGGTCCGCGCAGCCGGTATCCGATCGTGCGCACGCTCGCGCAGCGCCTCGTCGCGTCGCGCGCGGTCCTGGTCGGCAACGCCGCGCAGTCGCTGCATCCGATCGGCGCGCAGGGTTTCAATCTCGGCTTGCGCGATGCCTTGATCCTGGTCGAGTGCATCGAAGCCGGTCGCGTGCGCGGCGAGGACATCGGCGGCGAGGCGATGCTCGTCGAGTACGCGCAGCGCCGGCGCCAGGATCGCGAACGCACCATCGCGTTCTCGGATGGTCTTGCGCGCCTGACTTCGAATCCTTCGTCGCTGGTGTCGTCGCTGCGCAGTCTCGGCCTGTTCGCGCTCGATCACGATGCCGCGCTGCGCGCGCAGGTCGTCGCCGGTGCGATGGGCTATCGCGGCGATACGCCGCAACTCTGTCGCGAGGTGGCCGCATGA
- a CDS encoding FAD-dependent oxidoreductase, which produces MSERRTSAGRRADAAIVGGGVVGAACALALAQQGLQVTLIEHAEAPAWLSTDADPRVYAFAPDNAALFESIGVWAAVCDARAHPYRRMRVWDAAGGDELRFDADAFAVKQLGWIIEHALLQDRLWAALRQSAVTIRCPASVVALEQDEDGATLELDDGLRVEARIAIAADGGRSTLRELAGIGTNTEDYGQRGVVAYVATEHSHEDTAWQRFLPTGPLAFLPCAPWPDAANVSSIVWTLPDAEAARVVALDDVAFAEELTRAFASRLGEVRPLSKRIAFPLRRQLADAYVAGRVLAIGDAAHVVHPLAGQGVNLGLRDVSALRDAIASAQARRADWAAPHRLARWARARRSDATASAHAFSAINRLFSNDDVATTLLRGPALGLVGRLAPLNRALWRHAAGV; this is translated from the coding sequence ATGAGCGAACGCCGAACCAGCGCCGGACGCCGCGCGGATGCCGCCATCGTCGGCGGTGGCGTGGTCGGCGCCGCCTGCGCGCTGGCGCTGGCGCAGCAGGGCCTGCAGGTGACGCTGATCGAGCATGCAGAAGCGCCGGCATGGCTGTCCACGGACGCCGATCCGCGCGTGTACGCGTTCGCGCCCGACAACGCCGCGCTGTTCGAATCGATCGGTGTGTGGGCTGCTGTGTGCGATGCACGCGCGCATCCCTATCGACGCATGCGCGTGTGGGACGCGGCCGGTGGGGACGAATTGCGGTTCGATGCCGATGCCTTTGCGGTGAAACAACTGGGTTGGATCATCGAGCACGCACTGCTGCAGGATCGCTTGTGGGCGGCGCTGCGGCAATCGGCCGTCACCATTCGCTGTCCCGCGAGCGTGGTCGCGCTGGAACAGGATGAAGACGGCGCCACGCTGGAACTCGACGATGGTTTGCGCGTGGAAGCGCGCATCGCCATCGCTGCCGATGGCGGGCGTTCGACGTTGCGCGAACTCGCCGGCATCGGTACGAACACCGAAGATTACGGCCAGCGCGGCGTTGTCGCCTACGTCGCGACCGAACATTCGCACGAGGACACCGCATGGCAGCGGTTCCTGCCGACCGGACCACTGGCGTTCCTGCCGTGCGCGCCGTGGCCCGACGCGGCGAATGTCTCGTCGATCGTCTGGACCTTGCCCGACGCCGAAGCGGCGCGCGTGGTGGCGCTCGACGATGTGGCTTTCGCGGAGGAACTCACCCGTGCCTTCGCCTCGCGTCTCGGCGAAGTGCGCCCGCTGAGCAAGCGCATCGCCTTTCCGCTGCGTCGGCAGCTCGCCGATGCCTACGTCGCCGGTCGCGTACTCGCCATTGGCGACGCTGCGCACGTCGTGCATCCGCTGGCCGGGCAGGGCGTGAATCTGGGGCTTCGCGACGTGTCCGCATTGCGCGACGCCATCGCATCCGCACAGGCGCGGCGCGCCGACTGGGCTGCACCGCATCGTCTCGCGCGCTGGGCCCGCGCCCGACGCAGCGACGCCACCGCGTCGGCGCATGCCTTCAGCGCGATCAATCGCTTGTTTTCCAACGACGATGTCGCCACGACGCTGCTGCGCGGCCCTGCGCTGGGGCTCGTCGGCAGACTCGCGCCACTCAACCGTGCGCTCTGGCGGCACGCGGCAGGCGTTTGA